Below is a window of Leucobacter chromiiresistens DNA.
TGGGCGAGATGAACCACGAAGAGCTGTGGGAGACCACCATGAACCCCGAGACCCGCACCCTGTTGCAGGTCACCATGGAAGACGCGGCGATCGCCGACGAGATCTTCGCCACCCTCATGGGCGAAGACGTCGAGGCGCGCCGTACCTTCATCCAGCAGAACGCGAAGGACGTGCGCTTCCTTGACATCTGAGAACGAGACCCCGGAGACCGACATCAGCGAGGTGGCCGCGCAGGACGAGGCCATGCACGGTCGGATCGACCAGGTCGATCTGCAGCTCGAGATGCAGCGGTCGTACCTCGACTACGCCATGAGCGTGATCGTCGGGCGCGCCCTCCCCGACGTGCGCGACGGGCTCAAGCCCGTGCACCGACGCGTCATCTACACGATGTACGACGGCGGGTACCGACCCGACAAGGCCTTCTCGAAGTGCACGCGCGTGATCGGCGACGTGATGGGTCAGTTCCATCCGCACGGTGACAGCGCGGTGTACGACTCGCTGGTGCGTCTCGTGCAGCCGTGGACACTGCGGTACCCGCTCGCGCTCGGACAGGGCAACTTCGGCTCCCCGGGCAACGACGGCGCCGCTGCGCACCGATACACCGAGACGAAGATGGCGCCGCTGGCCCTCGAGATGGTGCGGGATATCGACGAGGACACCGTCGACTTCCAGGACAACTACGACGGTCGCACGCAGGAGCCGACGGTGCTCACCTCGCGCTTCCCCAACCTGCTCGTCAACGGCTCGGTCGGCATCGCCGTGGGCATGGCGACGAACATTCCGCCGCACAACCTTCGCGAGGTCTCCGAGGCGGCGATCTGGCACCTCGAGCACCCCGATGCGAGTCGCGACGAGCTCCTCGACGCGCTCATGGAGCGCGTGCACGGGCCGGACTTCCCGACCGGCGCCCAGATCCTCGGCACCAAGGGCATCCGCGAGGCGTACCGCACCGGCCGCGGATCGATCACCATGCGGGCGGTCGTCAACATCGAGGAGATCCAGGGCCGCACCTGTCTCGTCGTCACCGAACTGCCGTACCAGGTGAACCCCGACAACCTCGCCGTCAAGATCGCCGACCTCGTCAAAGACAACAAGGTGCAGGGCATCGCCGACATCCGCGACGAGTCGAGCGGCCGCACCGGTCAGCGCCTGGTCGTCGTGCTCAAGCGCGATGCCATCGCGAAGGTCGTGCTGAACAACCTCTACAAGCACACGCAGCTCCAGGAGAACTTCGGCGCCAACATGCTGGCGATCGTCGACGGCATTCCCCGCACGCTGGCGCTGGACGGGTTCATCACCGCCTGGGCGAAGCACCAGATCGAGGTCATCGTACGTCGCACGGCGTTCCGACTGAAGAAGGCGGACGCGGAAGCCCACATCCAGCGCGGATACCTGAAGGCGCTCGACGCACTCGACGAGGTCATCGCCCTCATCCGCCGCTCGCCGACGGTCGAGGAGGCCCGTGAGGGGCTCATGGGGCTGCTCAGCGTGGATCAGATCCAGGCGGATGCGATCCTCGGCCTGCAGCTGCGCCGTCTCGCCGCTCTCGAGCGTCAGAAGATTCTCGACCTCGCCGCGAAGCTCGAGGCGCAGATCGCCGAGTACGAGGCGATTCTCGCCTCGCCCTCCGAGCAGCGCGGGATCGTGGTGCAGGAGCTCGGGGAGATCGTCACGAAGTTCGGCGACGAGCGTCGCACGGCCATCCTCCACGGATACGACGGCGACATGTCGATGGAGGACCTCATTCCCGAGGAGGAGATGGTCGTCACCATCACCCGCGGCGGGTACGTCAAGCGCACGCGCATCGACAACTACCGGTCTCAGCACCGCGGCGGCAAGGGCGTCAAGGGCGCCCAGCTGCGCGCCGACGACATCGTCGAGCACTTCTTCGTCACCACCACGCATCACTGGCTTCTGTTCTTCACGAACACCGGGCGCGTCTACCGCGCGAAGACGTACGAGGTGCCCGAGGGCGGTCGGGATTCGAAGGGGCAGCATCTCGCGAACCTGCTGGCGCTCGCGCCCGACGAGATGGTCACCCAGATCCTCGACGTGCGCGACTTCGACGCCGCCGGCTACCTGGTGCTCGCCACCCGAGACGGGCTGGTCAAGAAGACCGCACTGACGGAGTACGACACCAACCGCACGGGCGGCATCATCGCCATCAAGCTGCGCGACGGTGACGAACTCGTCTCAGCGCTCATCGCAGAGGCGACCGATGACGTGCTGCTCGTGTCGCGGCATGGCATGTCGGTGCGCTTCACCGCCTCTGATCAGGCACTTCGCCCCATGGGGCGCTCGACGAGCGGCGTGCGCGGCATGAACTTCCGCGAGGGCGACGCCCTCCTCGGTGCGTCGCGCATCGATGGGAGCGACGGCTACGTCTTCGTCGTCACCGAGGGCGGGTACGCGAAGCGCACCGCTGTCGACGAGTACCGAGTGCAGCAGCGCGGCGGGTACGGCATCAAGGTCGCGAAGCTCGACGAGAACCGCGGAGTGCTCGTGGGCTCCCTGATCGTCGATGAGACCGACGAGGTGCTCGCGGTGCTGGCGAGCGGCAAGGTCGTGCGCTCCGGAGTGGCGGAGGTGCCGGCGAAGGGCCGCAACACCATGGGGGTGGTCTTTGCACGATTCCCAGAGCAGGACCGTATTATTGGCATCGCGCGCAACCCGGAGCGTGGGCTCGACGACGATGAGTCCGAGGCCGCAGGGCCCGAGAACGCGGAAAACGAGGAAGACCTGAATGAGTAACACTGTCGCCGACAAACTGGCCAAGAAGACCCGTAAGAAGGCGCCGGCGAAGCAGGTTCGCCTCAAGCTCGTCTACGTCGACTTCTGGTCGGCGGTGAAGTTCTCGTTCCTCGTCGCCATCTGCTTCGCGGTCGTCAGCGTCGTCTCGACGATCCTCGTCTACACCGTGCTGCTGCAGACCGGTGTATTCGCGCAGGTCGACCAGCTGTTCATGGACATCGTGGGCGAGGACAACAGCCTCATGAAGATCATCGGCTTCCCGCAGGTGCTCGGCTTCTCCGTGGTCGTCGGCATTCTCAACGTGATCGTGGGCACCGCACTCGGGGCGGTCGGATCCCTCGTCTACAACCTGCTCGTGCGGGTTCTCGGCGGATTCCAGCTCGGGTTCACGAGCAACTGAGCCGTGGCCCGGCCCCGGTGAGGGTCGGGCCACGCCCGGTATCCGCAGACGATTTCGGATTTGTCTCGGATTCGGGTAGAGTCATTGCTTGGTCGGGGGCTATAGCTCAGGTGGTTAGAGCGCTTCACTGATAATGAAGAGGTCCCAGGTTCAAGTCCTGGTAGCCCCACCGAAACCACACGAAAGCCCCGCTGCATCTCGGCGGGGCTTTCGTGTTCCCGGGCTCGGGCGCGAGGAGCGGATGCACCGGTCTGCCGCGGCCTGCGAGCCGGATCGCGGCACGGCCGCTTTGCGCTTCACGAAGGAAGTCTGTAGAGTAGATCGAGTTGTTCCGGTCTGCGACGGGAGCGACGAGTGGAAGTCTTCGACTCCCACGGGTCCTTAACTCAGTTGGTAGAGTGCCTGCTTTGCAAGCAGGATGTCGGGAGTTCGATTCTCCCAGGATCCACAAACTGATTGGCCCCGACTTCCCTAGAAAACATTGGGAAGTCGGGGCCTTTCTCATTCCTTTCGCGCTTCTGCTGGCAACGCGTTGGCAACAATCGCGGACGAGCGAGCCCGGCTGAGGGCCGCGGCCACGTCGTCGAGGTCATCGTCGAAGAGGTCCGCGTAGGTGTCGA
It encodes the following:
- the gyrA gene encoding DNA gyrase subunit A is translated as MHGRIDQVDLQLEMQRSYLDYAMSVIVGRALPDVRDGLKPVHRRVIYTMYDGGYRPDKAFSKCTRVIGDVMGQFHPHGDSAVYDSLVRLVQPWTLRYPLALGQGNFGSPGNDGAAAHRYTETKMAPLALEMVRDIDEDTVDFQDNYDGRTQEPTVLTSRFPNLLVNGSVGIAVGMATNIPPHNLREVSEAAIWHLEHPDASRDELLDALMERVHGPDFPTGAQILGTKGIREAYRTGRGSITMRAVVNIEEIQGRTCLVVTELPYQVNPDNLAVKIADLVKDNKVQGIADIRDESSGRTGQRLVVVLKRDAIAKVVLNNLYKHTQLQENFGANMLAIVDGIPRTLALDGFITAWAKHQIEVIVRRTAFRLKKADAEAHIQRGYLKALDALDEVIALIRRSPTVEEAREGLMGLLSVDQIQADAILGLQLRRLAALERQKILDLAAKLEAQIAEYEAILASPSEQRGIVVQELGEIVTKFGDERRTAILHGYDGDMSMEDLIPEEEMVVTITRGGYVKRTRIDNYRSQHRGGKGVKGAQLRADDIVEHFFVTTTHHWLLFFTNTGRVYRAKTYEVPEGGRDSKGQHLANLLALAPDEMVTQILDVRDFDAAGYLVLATRDGLVKKTALTEYDTNRTGGIIAIKLRDGDELVSALIAEATDDVLLVSRHGMSVRFTASDQALRPMGRSTSGVRGMNFREGDALLGASRIDGSDGYVFVVTEGGYAKRTAVDEYRVQQRGGYGIKVAKLDENRGVLVGSLIVDETDEVLAVLASGKVVRSGVAEVPAKGRNTMGVVFARFPEQDRIIGIARNPERGLDDDESEAAGPENAENEEDLNE
- a CDS encoding DUF3566 domain-containing protein — translated: MSNTVADKLAKKTRKKAPAKQVRLKLVYVDFWSAVKFSFLVAICFAVVSVVSTILVYTVLLQTGVFAQVDQLFMDIVGEDNSLMKIIGFPQVLGFSVVVGILNVIVGTALGAVGSLVYNLLVRVLGGFQLGFTSN